In Ovis canadensis isolate MfBH-ARS-UI-01 breed Bighorn chromosome 11, ARS-UI_OviCan_v2, whole genome shotgun sequence, one genomic interval encodes:
- the FGF11 gene encoding fibroblast growth factor 11 isoform X2, whose product MAALASSLIRQKREVREPGGSRPVSAQRRVCPRGTKSLCQKQLLILLSKVRLCGGRPARTDRGPEPQLKGIVTKLFCRQGFYLQANPDGSIQGTPEDTSSFTHFNLIPVGLRVVTIQSAKLGHYMAMNAEGLLYSSPHFTAECRFKECVFENYYVLYASALYRQRRSGRAWYLGLDKEGRVMKGNRVKKTKAAAHFVPKLLEVAMYREPSLHSVPETSPSSPPAP is encoded by the exons ATGGCGGCACTGGCCAGTAGCCTGATCCGGCAGAAGCGGGAGGTCCGCGAGCCCGGGGGCAGCCGGCCCGTGTCGGCGCAGCGGCGCGTGTGTCCCCGCGGCACCAAGTCCCTTTGCCAGAAGCAGCTGCTCATCCTGCTGTCCAAGGTGCGACTGTGCGGGGGGCGGCCCGCGCGGACGGACCGCGGCCCGG AACCTCAGCTCAAAGGCATCGTCACCAAACTGTTCTGCCGCCAGGGTTTCTACCTCCAGGCGAATCCCGACGGGAGCATCCAGGGCACCCCAGAGGACACCAGCTCTTTCA CCCACTTCAACCTGATCCCTGTGGGGCTGCGAGTAGTCACCATCCAGAGTGCCAAGCTGGGTCACTACATGGCCATGAACGCTGAGGGGCTGCTCTACAGCTCG CCGCATTTCACAGCTGAGTGTCGCTTTAAGGAGTGCGTATTTGAGAATTACTATGTCCTGTACGCCTCTGCTCTCTATCGCCAGCGCCGTTCTGGACGGGCCTGGTATCTGGGCCTGGACAAGGAGGGCCGAGTCATGAAGGGAAATCGAGTCAAGAAGACCAAGGCAGCTGCCCACTTTGTGCCCAAGCTCCTGGAGG TGGCCATGTACCGGGAGCCTTCTCTCCACAGTGTTCCTGAGACTTCCCCTTCCAGTCCCCCTGCCCCCTGA
- the FGF11 gene encoding fibroblast growth factor 11 isoform X1 has product MAALASSLIRQKREVREPGGSRPVSAQRRVCPRGTKSLCQKQLLILLSKVRLCGGRPARTDRGPEPQLKGIVTKLFCRQGFYLQANPDGSIQGTPEDTSSFTHFNLIPVGLRVVTIQSAKLGHYMAMNAEGLLYSSVRQGGGVAWGLGTPLGHTSQLQPHFTAECRFKECVFENYYVLYASALYRQRRSGRAWYLGLDKEGRVMKGNRVKKTKAAAHFVPKLLEVAMYREPSLHSVPETSPSSPPAP; this is encoded by the exons ATGGCGGCACTGGCCAGTAGCCTGATCCGGCAGAAGCGGGAGGTCCGCGAGCCCGGGGGCAGCCGGCCCGTGTCGGCGCAGCGGCGCGTGTGTCCCCGCGGCACCAAGTCCCTTTGCCAGAAGCAGCTGCTCATCCTGCTGTCCAAGGTGCGACTGTGCGGGGGGCGGCCCGCGCGGACGGACCGCGGCCCGG AACCTCAGCTCAAAGGCATCGTCACCAAACTGTTCTGCCGCCAGGGTTTCTACCTCCAGGCGAATCCCGACGGGAGCATCCAGGGCACCCCAGAGGACACCAGCTCTTTCA CCCACTTCAACCTGATCCCTGTGGGGCTGCGAGTAGTCACCATCCAGAGTGCCAAGCTGGGTCACTACATGGCCATGAACGCTGAGGGGCTGCTCTACAGCTCGGTGAGACAAGGGGGTGGagtggcctggggtctggggactCCTCTAGGACACACTTCCCAACTACAG CCGCATTTCACAGCTGAGTGTCGCTTTAAGGAGTGCGTATTTGAGAATTACTATGTCCTGTACGCCTCTGCTCTCTATCGCCAGCGCCGTTCTGGACGGGCCTGGTATCTGGGCCTGGACAAGGAGGGCCGAGTCATGAAGGGAAATCGAGTCAAGAAGACCAAGGCAGCTGCCCACTTTGTGCCCAAGCTCCTGGAGG TGGCCATGTACCGGGAGCCTTCTCTCCACAGTGTTCCTGAGACTTCCCCTTCCAGTCCCCCTGCCCCCTGA
- the FGF11 gene encoding fibroblast growth factor 11 isoform X3: MAALASSLIRQKREVREPGGSRPVSAQRRVCPRGTKSLCQKQLLILLSKVRLCGGRPARTDRGPEPQLKGIVTKLFCRQGFYLQANPDGSIQGTPEDTSSFTHFNLIPVGLRVVTIQSAKLGHYMAMNAEGLLYSSRRSGRAWYLGLDKEGRVMKGNRVKKTKAAAHFVPKLLEVAMYREPSLHSVPETSPSSPPAP, from the exons ATGGCGGCACTGGCCAGTAGCCTGATCCGGCAGAAGCGGGAGGTCCGCGAGCCCGGGGGCAGCCGGCCCGTGTCGGCGCAGCGGCGCGTGTGTCCCCGCGGCACCAAGTCCCTTTGCCAGAAGCAGCTGCTCATCCTGCTGTCCAAGGTGCGACTGTGCGGGGGGCGGCCCGCGCGGACGGACCGCGGCCCGG AACCTCAGCTCAAAGGCATCGTCACCAAACTGTTCTGCCGCCAGGGTTTCTACCTCCAGGCGAATCCCGACGGGAGCATCCAGGGCACCCCAGAGGACACCAGCTCTTTCA CCCACTTCAACCTGATCCCTGTGGGGCTGCGAGTAGTCACCATCCAGAGTGCCAAGCTGGGTCACTACATGGCCATGAACGCTGAGGGGCTGCTCTACAGCTCG CGCCGTTCTGGACGGGCCTGGTATCTGGGCCTGGACAAGGAGGGCCGAGTCATGAAGGGAAATCGAGTCAAGAAGACCAAGGCAGCTGCCCACTTTGTGCCCAAGCTCCTGGAGG TGGCCATGTACCGGGAGCCTTCTCTCCACAGTGTTCCTGAGACTTCCCCTTCCAGTCCCCCTGCCCCCTGA
- the TMEM102 gene encoding transmembrane protein 102 isoform X1: protein MASAVWGNAPWWGPPPPAPARPLTDIDFCSGAQLQELTQLIQELGVQESWSDGPKPGPDLLQAKDFVFSLLSLIHRRDPRFPPQTQLLLLRGGIREGSLDLGPAPLGPYMRGPHYDAGFTLLVPVFSLDGTGQELQLDMRSCYAWLCLPEQVRGTSVREAWQDCLGPPVPEGRNWIHPTDSRESPRDPQSSVDQPHGDITEPEAHESLKKSPSNVSVPESPQQNLTDIGFPSPSEETNDDVTKATDVSPAPQPSEAREAWPTLCPAQVAAWFFASLAAVAESLFPVPGAPRLVHAARHSGFTTILLATPGPPRRLLLFDLIPVVSVAGWPQGARSHSWAGPLASESSSFYLVPGGGGGRTERPGASGWQLCFARQELALKARIPAPLLQAHAAAQALLRPLVAGTRAAAPYLLRTLLYWACERLPALYLARPENAGACCLGLLDELGRVLEARTLPHYFLSGQKLRAGDGAASLLGALALLRGDPARALRAAVEEAKAARKGGGLAGVGAGSH, encoded by the exons ATGGCTTCTGCAGTCTGGGGAAACGCTCCCTGGTGGGGCccaccgcccccagccccagcccggcCGCTCACAGACATCGACTTCTGCTCTGGAGCGCAGCTGCAAGAACTAACCCAGCTGATCCAGGAGCTGGGTGTGCAGGAGAGTTGGAGTGATGGGCCCAAGCCAGGACCAGATCTCCTCCAGGCCAAGGATTTTGTGTTCTCTTTGCTTA GTCTCATTCACCGCAGGGACCCTCGCTTTCCTCCCCAGACACAGCTCCTGCTGCTTCGTGGTGGGATTCGAGAGGGCTCCCTGGATTTGGGGCCTGCACCTCTTGGTCCCTACATGCGGGGACCTCACTACGATGCTGGCTTCACACTCCTGGTGCCCGTGTTTTCTTTAGATGGCACTGGGCAGGAGCTGCAACTGGACATGAGATCCTGTTATGCATGGCTCTGCCTCCCAGAGCAGGTACGCGGAACCTCGGTCCGGGAAGCATGGCAGGATTGCCTAGGACCCCCAGTCCCAGAAGGACGTAATTGGATCCACCCAACTGATAGCAGAGAGAGTCCCCGGGACCCGCAAAGCTCCGTGGACCAGCCACACGGTGACATCACTGAGCCTGAGGCACACGAGTCTTTGAAAAAATCACCTAGTAATGTTTCAGTGCCGGAGTCACCCCAGCAAAACCTAACCGATATTGGCTTTCCCTCACCATCGGAAGAAACGAATGATGACGTCACCAAAGCAACCGATGTTAGCCCAGCGCCACAGCCGTCGGAGGCTCGAGAGGCATGGCCCACATTGTGCCCCGCCCAGGTGGCTGCTTGGTTCTTTGCTTCGCTGGCTGCGGTCGCTGAGTCCCTATTCCCGGTCCCGGGTGCCCCGCGCTTGGTCCACGCAGCCCGCCACTCAGGGTTCACTACCATCCTCCTGGCTACGCCCGGGCCCCCGCGCCGCCTCCTGCTTTTCGACCTGATCCCCGTAGTGTCTGTGGCCGGCTGGCCCCAGGGGGCTCGGAGCCACTCGTGGGCCGGCCCGCTGGCCTCGGAGTCGTCCTCCTTCTACCTGgtgcccggcggcggcggcggccgaacCGAGCGGCCGGGCGCCTCCGGCTGGCAGCTCTGCTTCGCCCGCCAGGAGCTGGCGCTCAAGGCGCGCATACCCGCTCCGCTGCTGCAAGCTCACGCGGCGGCCCAGGCGCTGCTGCGCCCGCTGGTGGCGGGGACCCGGGCCGCGGCGCCCTACCTCCTGCGGACGTTGCTCTACTGGGCGTGCGAGCGGCTGCCCGCGCTGTATCTGGCGCGGCCCGAAAATGCGGGCGCCTGCTGCCTCGGGCTGCTGGATGAGCTGGGCCGAGTACTCGAGGCGCGGACACTTCCCCACTATTTTCTGAGTGGCCAAAAGCTCCGTGCGGGGGACGGCGCCGCTTCGCTGCTCGGGGCGTTGGCCCTGCTTCGCGGGGACCCTGCTCGGGCCCTGCGCGCCGCTGTGGAGGAGGCCAAGGCTGCGCGTAAGGGGGGCGGCTTAGCCGGCGTGGGAGCCGGGTCCCATTAA
- the TMEM102 gene encoding transmembrane protein 102 isoform X2 produces MASAVWGNAPWWGPPPPAPARPLTDIDFCSGAQLQELTQLIQELGVQESWSDGPKPGPDLLQAKDFVFSLLNGTGQELQLDMRSCYAWLCLPEQVRGTSVREAWQDCLGPPVPEGRNWIHPTDSRESPRDPQSSVDQPHGDITEPEAHESLKKSPSNVSVPESPQQNLTDIGFPSPSEETNDDVTKATDVSPAPQPSEAREAWPTLCPAQVAAWFFASLAAVAESLFPVPGAPRLVHAARHSGFTTILLATPGPPRRLLLFDLIPVVSVAGWPQGARSHSWAGPLASESSSFYLVPGGGGGRTERPGASGWQLCFARQELALKARIPAPLLQAHAAAQALLRPLVAGTRAAAPYLLRTLLYWACERLPALYLARPENAGACCLGLLDELGRVLEARTLPHYFLSGQKLRAGDGAASLLGALALLRGDPARALRAAVEEAKAARKGGGLAGVGAGSH; encoded by the exons ATGGCTTCTGCAGTCTGGGGAAACGCTCCCTGGTGGGGCccaccgcccccagccccagcccggcCGCTCACAGACATCGACTTCTGCTCTGGAGCGCAGCTGCAAGAACTAACCCAGCTGATCCAGGAGCTGGGTGTGCAGGAGAGTTGGAGTGATGGGCCCAAGCCAGGACCAGATCTCCTCCAGGCCAAGGATTTTGTGTTCTCTTTGCTTA ATGGCACTGGGCAGGAGCTGCAACTGGACATGAGATCCTGTTATGCATGGCTCTGCCTCCCAGAGCAGGTACGCGGAACCTCGGTCCGGGAAGCATGGCAGGATTGCCTAGGACCCCCAGTCCCAGAAGGACGTAATTGGATCCACCCAACTGATAGCAGAGAGAGTCCCCGGGACCCGCAAAGCTCCGTGGACCAGCCACACGGTGACATCACTGAGCCTGAGGCACACGAGTCTTTGAAAAAATCACCTAGTAATGTTTCAGTGCCGGAGTCACCCCAGCAAAACCTAACCGATATTGGCTTTCCCTCACCATCGGAAGAAACGAATGATGACGTCACCAAAGCAACCGATGTTAGCCCAGCGCCACAGCCGTCGGAGGCTCGAGAGGCATGGCCCACATTGTGCCCCGCCCAGGTGGCTGCTTGGTTCTTTGCTTCGCTGGCTGCGGTCGCTGAGTCCCTATTCCCGGTCCCGGGTGCCCCGCGCTTGGTCCACGCAGCCCGCCACTCAGGGTTCACTACCATCCTCCTGGCTACGCCCGGGCCCCCGCGCCGCCTCCTGCTTTTCGACCTGATCCCCGTAGTGTCTGTGGCCGGCTGGCCCCAGGGGGCTCGGAGCCACTCGTGGGCCGGCCCGCTGGCCTCGGAGTCGTCCTCCTTCTACCTGgtgcccggcggcggcggcggccgaacCGAGCGGCCGGGCGCCTCCGGCTGGCAGCTCTGCTTCGCCCGCCAGGAGCTGGCGCTCAAGGCGCGCATACCCGCTCCGCTGCTGCAAGCTCACGCGGCGGCCCAGGCGCTGCTGCGCCCGCTGGTGGCGGGGACCCGGGCCGCGGCGCCCTACCTCCTGCGGACGTTGCTCTACTGGGCGTGCGAGCGGCTGCCCGCGCTGTATCTGGCGCGGCCCGAAAATGCGGGCGCCTGCTGCCTCGGGCTGCTGGATGAGCTGGGCCGAGTACTCGAGGCGCGGACACTTCCCCACTATTTTCTGAGTGGCCAAAAGCTCCGTGCGGGGGACGGCGCCGCTTCGCTGCTCGGGGCGTTGGCCCTGCTTCGCGGGGACCCTGCTCGGGCCCTGCGCGCCGCTGTGGAGGAGGCCAAGGCTGCGCGTAAGGGGGGCGGCTTAGCCGGCGTGGGAGCCGGGTCCCATTAA
- the CHRNB1 gene encoding acetylcholine receptor subunit beta isoform X3, translating to MTPGALLLFLLGVLGAHLAPGARGSEAEGRLREKLFSGYDSTVRPAREVGDRVWVSIGLTLAQLISLNEKDEEMSTKVYLDLEWTDYRLSWDPEEHEGIDSLRISAESVWLPDVVLLNNNDGNFDVALDISVVVSSDGSMRWQPPGIYRSSCSIQVTYFPFDWQNCTMVFSSYSYDSSEVSLQTGLSPEGQERQEVYIHEGTFIENGQWEIIHKPSRLIQPPVDPRGGGEGQREEVTFYLIIRRKPLFYLVNVIAPCILITLLAIFVFYLPPDAGEKMGLSIFALLTLTVFLLLLADKVPETSLSVPIIIKYLMFTMVLVTFSVILSVVVLNLHHRSPHTHQMPLWVRQIFIHKLPLYLGLKRPKPERDQMLEPPSIALRDSPGSGWGRGTDEYFIRKPPNDFLFPKPNRFQPELSAPDLRRFIDGPNRAVGLSPELREVVSSISYIARQLQEQEDHDALKEDWQFVAMVVDRLFLWTFIIFTSVGTLVIFLDATYHLPPADPFP from the exons ATGACCCCAGGGGCGCTGCTTCTGTTCCTGCTGGGGGTGCTGGGGGCGCATCTCGCCCCGG gcgccCGCGGCTCGGAGGCGGAGGGCCGACTCCGCGAGAAACTTTTCTCAGGCTATGATAGCACGGTGCGGCCGGCGCGGGAGGTGGGAGACCGTGTCTGGGTCAGCATTGGTCTCACCCTAGCGCAACTCATCAGCCTG AACGAGAAGGATGAGGAGATGAGCACAAAAGTCTACTTAGACCTG GAATGGACTGACTACAGGCTCAGCTGGGACCCTGAGGAGCACGAGGGCATCGATTCACTCCGCATCTCAGCAGAATCCGTGTGGCTACCCGACGTGGTGCTCCTAAACAA TAACGATGGAAATTTTGATGTTGCTCTGGACATCAGCGTCGTGGTGTCCTCCGATGGCTCCATGCGCTGGCAGCCCCCAGGCATCTATCGCAGCAGTTGTAGCATCCAG GTCACCTACTTCCCCTTTGACTGGCAGAACTGCACCATGGTGTTCAGTTCCTATAGCTATGACAGCTCAGAGGTCAGCCTGCAAACTGGCTTGAGTCCTGAGGGGCAAGAGCGGCAGGAAGTGTATATTCATGAAGGGACCTTTATTG AGAATGGCCAATGGGAGATTATCCACAAGCCTTCTCGGCTAATTCAGCCTCCAGTGGATCCTAGGGGAGGCGGGGAAGGACAACGTGAAGAAGTCACCTTCTACCTCATCATTCGCCGGAAGCCTCTCTTTTACCTGGTCAACGTCATTGCCCCATGCATCCTCATCACTCTCCTGGCCATCTTTGTCTTCTACCTGCCACCGGATGCAG GAGAGAAGATGGGGCTCTCCATCTTTGCCCTGTTGACCCTCActgtgttcctgctgctgctggcagACAAAGTACCTGAGACCTCCCTGTCTGTCCCCATCATTATCAAGTACCTCATGTTCACCATGGTCCTCGTCACCTTCTCAGTCATCCTCAGTGTTGTGGTCCTCAACCTGCATCATCGCTCACCCCACACCCACCAAATGCCCCTTTGGGTTCGTCAG ATCTTTATCCACAAACTCCCTCTGTACCTGGGTCTGAAGAGGCCCAAACCTGAGAGAGACCAGATGCTGGAGCCACCTTCCATAGCTctcagggattctccaggaagtgGCTGGGGTCGGGGAACAGATGAATATTTCATCCGCAAGCCACCAAATGATTTTCTCTTCCCCAAACCCAACAG GTTCCAGCCTGAACTGTCTGCTCCAGACCTGAGGCGATTTATCGATGGTCCAAACCGGGCTGTGGGTCTCTCTCCTGAGCTACGGGAGGTCGTTTCTTCGATCAGCTACATCGCTCGACAGCTGCAGGAACAGGAAGACCATGACGCG CTGAAGGAGGACTGGCAATTTGTGGCCATGGTCGTGGACCGCCTCTTCCTGTGGACCTTCATCATCTTCACAAGCGTTGGGACCCTCGTCATCTTTCTGGATGCCACGTACCACTTGCCCCCCGCCGACCCTTTTCCTTGA
- the CHRNB1 gene encoding acetylcholine receptor subunit beta isoform X1 — translation MTPGALLLFLLGVLGAHLAPGARGSEAEGRLREKLFSGYDSTVRPAREVGDRVWVSIGLTLAQLISLNEKDEEMSTKVYLDLEWTDYRLSWDPEEHEGIDSLRISAESVWLPDVVLLNNNDGNFDVALDISVVVSSDGSMRWQPPGIYRSSCSIQVTYFPFDWQNCTMVFSSYSYDSSEVSLQTGLSPEGQERQEVYIHEGTFIENGQWEIIHKPSRLIQPPVDPRGGGEGQREEVTFYLIIRRKPLFYLVNVIAPCILITLLAIFVFYLPPDAGEKMGLSIFALLTLTVFLLLLADKVPETSLSVPIIIKYLMFTMVLVTFSVILSVVVLNLHHRSPHTHQMPLWVRQVIPTLHRPHKRERENYNSQKTVRCRRPKLPEVVVEHHGSCSMPSVAHFVERFQPELSAPDLRRFIDGPNRAVGLSPELREVVSSISYIARQLQEQEDHDALKEDWQFVAMVVDRLFLWTFIIFTSVGTLVIFLDATYHLPPADPFP, via the exons ATGACCCCAGGGGCGCTGCTTCTGTTCCTGCTGGGGGTGCTGGGGGCGCATCTCGCCCCGG gcgccCGCGGCTCGGAGGCGGAGGGCCGACTCCGCGAGAAACTTTTCTCAGGCTATGATAGCACGGTGCGGCCGGCGCGGGAGGTGGGAGACCGTGTCTGGGTCAGCATTGGTCTCACCCTAGCGCAACTCATCAGCCTG AACGAGAAGGATGAGGAGATGAGCACAAAAGTCTACTTAGACCTG GAATGGACTGACTACAGGCTCAGCTGGGACCCTGAGGAGCACGAGGGCATCGATTCACTCCGCATCTCAGCAGAATCCGTGTGGCTACCCGACGTGGTGCTCCTAAACAA TAACGATGGAAATTTTGATGTTGCTCTGGACATCAGCGTCGTGGTGTCCTCCGATGGCTCCATGCGCTGGCAGCCCCCAGGCATCTATCGCAGCAGTTGTAGCATCCAG GTCACCTACTTCCCCTTTGACTGGCAGAACTGCACCATGGTGTTCAGTTCCTATAGCTATGACAGCTCAGAGGTCAGCCTGCAAACTGGCTTGAGTCCTGAGGGGCAAGAGCGGCAGGAAGTGTATATTCATGAAGGGACCTTTATTG AGAATGGCCAATGGGAGATTATCCACAAGCCTTCTCGGCTAATTCAGCCTCCAGTGGATCCTAGGGGAGGCGGGGAAGGACAACGTGAAGAAGTCACCTTCTACCTCATCATTCGCCGGAAGCCTCTCTTTTACCTGGTCAACGTCATTGCCCCATGCATCCTCATCACTCTCCTGGCCATCTTTGTCTTCTACCTGCCACCGGATGCAG GAGAGAAGATGGGGCTCTCCATCTTTGCCCTGTTGACCCTCActgtgttcctgctgctgctggcagACAAAGTACCTGAGACCTCCCTGTCTGTCCCCATCATTATCAAGTACCTCATGTTCACCATGGTCCTCGTCACCTTCTCAGTCATCCTCAGTGTTGTGGTCCTCAACCTGCATCATCGCTCACCCCACACCCACCAAATGCCCCTTTGGGTTCGTCAG GTAATACCTACTCTCCATCGCCCACataaaagggagagggagaacTACAATTCCCAGAAGACTGTGCGGTGCAGGCGACCTAAGCTCCCGGAGGTTGTGGTTGAGCATCATGGGAGTTGTAGTATGCCATCTGTTGCCCACTTTGTGGAGAG GTTCCAGCCTGAACTGTCTGCTCCAGACCTGAGGCGATTTATCGATGGTCCAAACCGGGCTGTGGGTCTCTCTCCTGAGCTACGGGAGGTCGTTTCTTCGATCAGCTACATCGCTCGACAGCTGCAGGAACAGGAAGACCATGACGCG CTGAAGGAGGACTGGCAATTTGTGGCCATGGTCGTGGACCGCCTCTTCCTGTGGACCTTCATCATCTTCACAAGCGTTGGGACCCTCGTCATCTTTCTGGATGCCACGTACCACTTGCCCCCCGCCGACCCTTTTCCTTGA
- the CHRNB1 gene encoding acetylcholine receptor subunit beta isoform X2, whose amino-acid sequence MTPGALLLFLLGVLGAHLAPGARGSEAEGRLREKLFSGYDSTVRPAREVGDRVWNEKDEEMSTKVYLDLEWTDYRLSWDPEEHEGIDSLRISAESVWLPDVVLLNNNDGNFDVALDISVVVSSDGSMRWQPPGIYRSSCSIQVTYFPFDWQNCTMVFSSYSYDSSEVSLQTGLSPEGQERQEVYIHEGTFIENGQWEIIHKPSRLIQPPVDPRGGGEGQREEVTFYLIIRRKPLFYLVNVIAPCILITLLAIFVFYLPPDAGEKMGLSIFALLTLTVFLLLLADKVPETSLSVPIIIKYLMFTMVLVTFSVILSVVVLNLHHRSPHTHQMPLWVRQIFIHKLPLYLGLKRPKPERDQMLEPPSIALRDSPGSGWGRGTDEYFIRKPPNDFLFPKPNRFQPELSAPDLRRFIDGPNRAVGLSPELREVVSSISYIARQLQEQEDHDALKEDWQFVAMVVDRLFLWTFIIFTSVGTLVIFLDATYHLPPADPFP is encoded by the exons ATGACCCCAGGGGCGCTGCTTCTGTTCCTGCTGGGGGTGCTGGGGGCGCATCTCGCCCCGG gcgccCGCGGCTCGGAGGCGGAGGGCCGACTCCGCGAGAAACTTTTCTCAGGCTATGATAGCACGGTGCGGCCGGCGCGGGAGGTGGGAGACCGTGTCTGG AACGAGAAGGATGAGGAGATGAGCACAAAAGTCTACTTAGACCTG GAATGGACTGACTACAGGCTCAGCTGGGACCCTGAGGAGCACGAGGGCATCGATTCACTCCGCATCTCAGCAGAATCCGTGTGGCTACCCGACGTGGTGCTCCTAAACAA TAACGATGGAAATTTTGATGTTGCTCTGGACATCAGCGTCGTGGTGTCCTCCGATGGCTCCATGCGCTGGCAGCCCCCAGGCATCTATCGCAGCAGTTGTAGCATCCAG GTCACCTACTTCCCCTTTGACTGGCAGAACTGCACCATGGTGTTCAGTTCCTATAGCTATGACAGCTCAGAGGTCAGCCTGCAAACTGGCTTGAGTCCTGAGGGGCAAGAGCGGCAGGAAGTGTATATTCATGAAGGGACCTTTATTG AGAATGGCCAATGGGAGATTATCCACAAGCCTTCTCGGCTAATTCAGCCTCCAGTGGATCCTAGGGGAGGCGGGGAAGGACAACGTGAAGAAGTCACCTTCTACCTCATCATTCGCCGGAAGCCTCTCTTTTACCTGGTCAACGTCATTGCCCCATGCATCCTCATCACTCTCCTGGCCATCTTTGTCTTCTACCTGCCACCGGATGCAG GAGAGAAGATGGGGCTCTCCATCTTTGCCCTGTTGACCCTCActgtgttcctgctgctgctggcagACAAAGTACCTGAGACCTCCCTGTCTGTCCCCATCATTATCAAGTACCTCATGTTCACCATGGTCCTCGTCACCTTCTCAGTCATCCTCAGTGTTGTGGTCCTCAACCTGCATCATCGCTCACCCCACACCCACCAAATGCCCCTTTGGGTTCGTCAG ATCTTTATCCACAAACTCCCTCTGTACCTGGGTCTGAAGAGGCCCAAACCTGAGAGAGACCAGATGCTGGAGCCACCTTCCATAGCTctcagggattctccaggaagtgGCTGGGGTCGGGGAACAGATGAATATTTCATCCGCAAGCCACCAAATGATTTTCTCTTCCCCAAACCCAACAG GTTCCAGCCTGAACTGTCTGCTCCAGACCTGAGGCGATTTATCGATGGTCCAAACCGGGCTGTGGGTCTCTCTCCTGAGCTACGGGAGGTCGTTTCTTCGATCAGCTACATCGCTCGACAGCTGCAGGAACAGGAAGACCATGACGCG CTGAAGGAGGACTGGCAATTTGTGGCCATGGTCGTGGACCGCCTCTTCCTGTGGACCTTCATCATCTTCACAAGCGTTGGGACCCTCGTCATCTTTCTGGATGCCACGTACCACTTGCCCCCCGCCGACCCTTTTCCTTGA